Genomic window (Pseudopipra pipra isolate bDixPip1 chromosome 7, bDixPip1.hap1, whole genome shotgun sequence):
CTTATCAAGCCCATGCAGATCTGGATCACCAGGTGAGAGTAAAGAGAATATCTGTGAAGTTTCACTCAGCTTCAAAAGAATGCACTTTTTCCTATCACATATAGCAGGTGTAACCATCTGAAATTATGCACAAATCCCTGTAATTTGATGATTTGAATTAGGTTCTGTACCACTCACTATGACAAACAAACTACTTTTGTTACACTTTGCACCAGTTTAAGTGAGGGTTGTGAAAAGGCAACATTTAGACCCCAGATCAGTTTAGGGAAAAGCAAGTATTTACAATATAAGCTGGAAATTTTGTAGTGTAACTATCTTGCATTAAATATTGTTGGAAATATTTAAGTAAAGTCTCTAGCTGTTCTACCTTTAGAAATTTCTATATTTTAGCAGTCCTAACAGAACACCTTAAAAAATTGTCATTCTATAAAGACACCAATTTTTAAGTGACAGCATCAGCTGAAATGTATAGGATGGAAAAACCTTCAAATTAAAGGAGGACCCAAATGTTTTCATTCTTAACCTGTTAAAATGACAGAAAGAGAAGTAAAGGATCCAAGCTAATGGTCTATTTAAATGTGATCAAATACAAAATACACACCTTCCTAACAAGCAGTGGTTCATTGTTAACTTTTCTACATCCTCCTCTTATCAGTGCATCATCTCCAATCTGTTATCAACTGATCCCTCTGTTGGCAAATGGAGAAGTGTTTGGGATGACCACAGAAATCAGTATCCATTTGCTTGACACTGGTCAGTTTAAGGAAGTTCTTTGCAGTATTGTAATGGAAGCTGAAGACATGGCATTCCCACTTCTCCGCAGTATTTTGGAGCACACTGAAATAGATGAGGCTTTTATTGAAGCTGATGTTATTATTGTTCTTGATGATGTCCTCTTAAACCTTGAAGTCCAGTCCCTTGAGAACTACATCAGAGAAGTAAGTGAGATCTGTCAAGTGTATGCTCCCTTGATTGAGAAGAATGCCAAGAGTGAGGTCAGAGTAATTTCATCAGGAAAAACCTTTGCAAATCTTAAGGCGACGCTGATTATGACGTACGGCCCATCCATTAAGCCTGAGAATATCATTGCCGTTGCGACATCCTGGGAAAGTGCAGCTAAAGCCACGCTGGCCAGGAAGTTGAATGTGAGCACAGCAGGTGAATATTTATGTAGCATTTGGGGAACTCAGTGCACCTTTGGGAGTGTGTATTTCATTGCAGAACACAGTTGATATGCACGCCGAAATGCAAGCACAGCAGTGCACCCACTGAATTGCATGGGTGCACAGAATGCCAGGGTGTTTTTTTACCAGCTCTGGCATGCAGCCCTGCCACTCTGGTGTGTATTTCATGCTGGAAATATACTAAGAAGGTCTGAGTTGTGTTGCAGATTAGGAGCTAGGATATCAAGGTTGCATTTACACTCAATAGTGCATTGTTATTTTGGAGACACACAAAGTAGCTGTGATTAAATGTGGCAACATACTGCTGTGCAGATAATGAGAGTAAAGTAGAACTGTGTTGTACTATTATTCTGGGGTTAATTAGCTTTCTTTCTCAGGTCACTTGTTATAGCTTGGTTATATTTGCACAGTTCTGCACTGCATAGCAAAGGTGTGCTCTGACAGCCTGCTCACAATGAGGATTCTTTCAGTGCTGTAGGGGCAGAACTAGTCGTTGATGACAAGTCTAGATATTTTGGAGCctaataaaatagaaaagtaagTTAGGCTGAGAGGCCTATCAGCAGGTTATTTGAGAAAATTCTTTTCCAGCAAAGAAGGtgttttttaatgacttttttattgtttctgtatttatttttacaggattttaaaattaatattgcTGTGTATTTGCAATATGatttggtttggattttaaaCACTAAGTGTTTTCTGGGGTTTGTCTATTATTTAAAATAGCATGATATAAGTTAAAGTTCCTTTTTCCGCTTGTGATGAGGTTTCATATATTATGGAGAACTTGGTTGCATTTTTCAGATCAGATAATTTCTGCTAGCAAGGCAGGGCACTGAATTGAAGAATAATTAATCTTGAAAGAGATTTGtgaaggtcatctagtccagcctACACTGTGAAAGTGTTTGTCCCttcattaatatatatattttcctctgttACAGGAGTTAAAGACGTGATTGTTTGGGGCAATATTACTGGCTCTAACTACATTGATTTGTCACATGCTAAACTTTATGGATATGATGGTGCTATTTGGGGCCCAGCTAATTTTCAACGTCCTTTGTTGAATGTGATTTATGATAGGTACAGTacacatttatttctgtaaagtAAAAACTAAATAACTAAATTAATCCATATTTATCCGAACTGCGTGATAAAACATCAAGAAAGGTTTTTGTTTCCAAGATTTGTCTTTACTGATTAGCACTGTTTTAAAGGGAAACACAAGTTGAGGTATTCCATCCATGAAAGAAGTTGAGTAGTTCCTGGCACTGTACACAGTTCTGGCTCTCCTGCCAACTTTGTTTATAACTGTATTTTCCTATATTTTAAGTGGGTTTCTCTTCTATCATATCATGGGCAGTTCATAAGAAGTAATGAAAGTCCAGACAGTGACTTAGATATCTAGCACGCACGAAGAAAGTTTGAAATAGTACTAAACAGATATTTGTACCTGAATTACATGAAACATTCGGCCTGAGCACACTAATGTTGTCAGTTTCTCAAAACAGACGATTTGTTAACATATGTGAAAAGGATACCTGGCAGTCAGATAGCTTCTTGTGGAAAGAACAGTAGTAGAGAAAGGATAAGTGCAGTGAGAGGGCAGAAGGTGTGAGATGCACCATGGCCCAGTTATATGGAGTTCCCACTCTGGTCTAAACCTGCCATTTACTGAAGAGGAgacatttcttttgttctgtgcTTATGCTGAGCCTAGCATAGGGGGATTATGGTTCATGGCTGGGTTCTTACATAAATCAGTAATACATATAAATTACAGTAATAACAGGTTATAACTTGAGTAAATAACCTAACTTTCATAGTAAAATGGTGTTTGGCATTACTTTTTGAGCTACTTTTTGTtagacaatttttttaatggctgTAAATGCCTTGCCTCCAACAGGGAAGTTGGAGTAAGTTTtgactgttttctttcctcaggtTTAGTTCTTTTTTTGTCTATGAAACTTCTGCAGTCATCTTagatttttaatctctttttttgcccttttttgtTGGTAGGGAATGGATCCATTCAGAATTTTTATCTGCACAGGGTTCACTGCGTTCCCGAGTTGGTCGTTGCACAGGAATGTTACCTGCTCACGCGGTAACCACGGTACTGCAGTACTGGTATCACGGCTCTCCTCCTGGGGAGATTGTTTCTGTGGGAGTACTTAGTGAAGGTAAGTCTGTTTTTGCTTCTCGTGTTCTCTTGTAGCTTTGCACTACATATAATAGCTTTCCCCTATCTCTAACATTACTTTTTaatcaatatttttaatgtaacaaAAACTTGTAAAACAAATCACGTGAGGTTGAGAGTTTGTTTCATCATAAGAACTTCCAAATCTAAGTAATTTTGCTTTCCAGGGCTAGTGATTTGATACTCACTTTCTAGAAGCATCTCTCAAGTTAATATTGTCTTTTTGCAGATTTTCTCTTAGTCTTTTAGCTTTAATGCTTTTCTGATATATGTGTTTTGCCCAGGAACTCTTTATAGATCTTAGTGCCTAAGACAGAAAAGCATGTTCTTTTTGCATAGTTATATGGACCAATAAATGTAATATTTCACAACAGCCATTTAACCCtcatatgaaataaataatttttctcccttttaagATGCACAATTGTACATCTTAAATTTGTACAGTTGtacaaggggtaatggttttaaactgaaggagatATATAGATTAGATATAAAGAAGTTATTTACcaggagggtggtgagacactgaaacaggctgcccagagagggaggagatgccccaaccctggaaacattcaagctCAAGTTGGACTCAGAGGAAGCTGGTATatttgaagatgtccctgcccatggcaggagggttggactagagacctttaaaggtcccttgcaaggtcccttgcaacccagACTAGTCTGTGTTCTATGATTCATGTACATCTAACTAAAGTACAAGGTTACTGTAAAAGGGGAACTCTTTTTTGAACTGTAGACTGAAAAGTGCAGTCTCCATTTGTACTAAGATCTTGCAGTTGCAGACTTTTGCAAGTCTATAGTATTTAATGTTGACACTGGTGAGAGTGTGttttgtaaaaagaaataacatgttgggtcattttttccctcttcttcagGTCAGTTTTGCGTTCCTGAAGGAATTATCTTCTCTATGCCAGTGAGCTTCCAGAATGGTAGCTGGGAAGTCATAAAAGAATTAGAAATTGATGGAACGACGCAAGAAGTTCTGGGACGCTTAGCCCACGAGCTAATTCAGGTGAGGATTTCTTGTCTCCCCCGTGTGCCCATTCTGCCACCTATGGGCACATTGTGGTACAGCCTTGAGCACCGAGACCTTTACTCTCAGTGTTAGATGTACACACTGCCCACATGCACTTGGGCATGATAAAGATCGGGTATTTATAAGTGTGAGGTAGTATTCGTATATTGAAATTAACAATTCTGTTGCCCAAAAAGGAGATGGTAAAATAAGTTTACCTATTTACATGGAGAATTTGCACTCCAAAATTCTGCAGGCTTTGTGCAAAACAGAAATAGTACATTCAATTTAATGTTTCTGCATTCTATGCCACTGATGTTGATTTTGCTTCTGTGTATTCAGAGTATTTCTGTGCTAGAAGACACATCTTTTGGCATTTTTATGGCTGTAACTCTGCATGAATGAAGGCCAGATATTACTAGAATTCGGAATTTTCCAGAAAATACAAAATCGATGAGCACTAATTTCGTCATGAACTTTTTGTCGCTTAGTGAGGccaaactaatttatttttagtattgaaatattaaaagattGGTTCAAAACTCTACATTCTAGCTTCGGTCAGTTTTGGAATCTTCAGTCATAGTAGTAACATGTaaggattatttttctttaacgTATTTTAAGTTTGTGCTAGAAATTAGAGCAGATTAAAAGAATGGATGATattaaaactgccttttttttcccatttaggAAAAGCTCGTTGCactaaaggaaataaaagaaatacatcCATATGGAGAAGGCTAAAACCCCCACATCTTTTCCCAagtttttctgtgctgcttttcctacgtaatttcattttcaagttGTCTGTCCTCATGCATCAAAATAAGAGCAAATGAATTTAAAAGTGTGTTTTAGTTCTGTTCTTTTCACTTTTGCCCTATTCTCAGGTTCTGAAATCCCTGCACTTTTCCAATGTTATAGCAATTTCTTTCTACTTTTAAGTCATACAGACCTTTTTTCTAGTtagttttctttctcccttccttcaaATTCTTTCCAGTACTTTTATATCAGCACTTACCATACTATGAGCTGTTCTTCTCCACTAAGGGCAGGCTGAAGAATGGGAAAACTGTTTGGAGCTTGATGCCCAGAGCCTGTAGCGAGCACATAAGCCTTTTGGTTATCCATGCTTTTTTCTTGGGAAAGAACTACAGACACAATAAAACATTCTTGATAATACAGAGTTTAATTATTTGGCTAATCATGACCTTGTTTAACCCAGACAGGAGATTCTCAATTAGATAACAGtgtccttccctgcctgctccctatGTATATGGCACTGCTCTTCTGTAGAGCTGCCCTATTCCTCTTGTGGCTGCGTTAAACACTAAGCAGAGGCCTTCCCACTGCTAGCAGCTATCTGCTTAGTTGTGGTCTTCTCTTGTGACATCAGTATCAGGTGTTCAAATGTTCCCAGAGTGCCCTGCTGATCTCTTTAAATGTGTAGGCATTTTAAAAGGCTGGCAAAAAATATGTAgtgtttttgccttttttttttacagaaatggaAACCTTGCCTACTGGGTCACTTTAGCCAGAGTTGTCTGGAGGAAAAATGCTGG
Coding sequences:
- the MDH1B gene encoding putative malate dehydrogenase 1B isoform X1 translates to MAKFVVAGKANCPYYAKAEHLADCLQAALPNFRVHKITQHPDKWEQWLHDVCETNGWEHRQSPIIWRELLDRGGKGQLLGGLNDFLEYAQQYYGITSMMLSKEMLDVAEENLQAHLEIVKEDEEIKSLIKPMQIWITSASSPICYQLIPLLANGEVFGMTTEISIHLLDTGQFKEVLCSIVMEAEDMAFPLLRSILEHTEIDEAFIEADVIIVLDDVLLNLEVQSLENYIREVSEICQVYAPLIEKNAKSEVRVISSGKTFANLKATLIMTYGPSIKPENIIAVATSWESAAKATLARKLNVSTAGVKDVIVWGNITGSNYIDLSHAKLYGYDGAIWGPANFQRPLLNVIYDREWIHSEFLSAQGSLRSRVGRCTGMLPAHAVTTVLQYWYHGSPPGEIVSVGVLSEGQFCVPEGIIFSMPVSFQNGSWEVIKELEIDGTTQEVLGRLAHELIQEKLVALKEIKEIHPYGEG
- the MDH1B gene encoding putative malate dehydrogenase 1B isoform X3 — its product is MMLSKEMLDVAEENLQAHLEIVKEDEEIKSLIKPMQIWITSASSPICYQLIPLLANGEVFGMTTEISIHLLDTGQFKEVLCSIVMEAEDMAFPLLRSILEHTEIDEAFIEADVIIVLDDVLLNLEVQSLENYIREVSEICQVYAPLIEKNAKSEVRVISSGKTFANLKATLIMTYGPSIKPENIIAVATSWESAAKATLARKLNVSTAGVKDVIVWGNITGSNYIDLSHAKLYGYDGAIWGPANFQRPLLNVIYDREWIHSEFLSAQGSLRSRVGRCTGMLPAHAVTTVLQYWYHGSPPGEIVSVGVLSEGQFCVPEGIIFSMPVSFQNGSWEVIKELEIDGTTQEVLGRLAHELIQEKLVALKEIKEIHPYGEG
- the MDH1B gene encoding putative malate dehydrogenase 1B isoform X2, with amino-acid sequence MAKFVVAGKANCPYYAKAEHLADCLQAALPNFRVHKITQHPDKWEQWLHDVCETNGWEHRQSPIIWRELLDRGGKGQLLGGLNDFLEYAQQYYGITSMMLSKEMLDVAEENLQAHLEIVKEDEEIKSLIKPMQIWITSASSPICYQLIPLLANGEVFGMTTEISIHLLDTGQFKEVLCSIVMEAEDMAFPLLRSILEHTEIDEAFIEADVIIVLDDVLLNLEVQSLENYIREATLIMTYGPSIKPENIIAVATSWESAAKATLARKLNVSTAGVKDVIVWGNITGSNYIDLSHAKLYGYDGAIWGPANFQRPLLNVIYDREWIHSEFLSAQGSLRSRVGRCTGMLPAHAVTTVLQYWYHGSPPGEIVSVGVLSEGQFCVPEGIIFSMPVSFQNGSWEVIKELEIDGTTQEVLGRLAHELIQEKLVALKEIKEIHPYGEG